The stretch of DNA TTTGATGTCCATGCATCCTCCTTGATGTGGATCCTGCTCCCGGCCGCGTACTGCACCAGCACGCCTCCCGGCGCCGGCCGCAGCTGCCCCGGTTGCCGCTACCGACAGCCGCCGCACGCAACATTAGTTAGTTCAGGTTAACTGGAAGACCGGGCGTTCCGCACCTTTTCCCGGGATTCCGCTACCGCGGCCTGCGCGCCGCTAGGCTTGTGGCATGACCCCAACAGACGCCTCTGCCGCTCCGGACTGGTCATTCCGCGCCGACGAAGCGGCCCGCTCGGTGACCAGGCTTTTCGGGCAGCGGCTCTGGTTCCTGCCGGGGACCCACATCGGCGCGATCGTCCGGCCCTCGCGCGGGCTGAAGAACCTCGCCCGGCCTTGGCACTACTGGTGGCAGGCCCAGTATCTGGACTGCCTGGTGGACGCGGGCCGCCGTGAAGCAGGCGCCGGCGGCCGGCCGGGAGCCAGGTTCGACGGCGTGAACCGGCCCAGCGCGGGCCGGCTCGCCTCACAACTGCTCACCGGCGTCCGGCTGCGGAACTTCCTCACCTTCGTCAACAACTATTTCGACGACATGGCCTGGCTGGCCCTCGCCACCGGCCGGCTGCAGGAACTGGCCGAGGACACCCGCAACCCGGCCGGGCGGCGGCGGAACGCCAAGGCCCTGCACACCCTCACCCTGCAGTTCGACTCCGCCTCCACCGACGACCTTGGCGGCGGCACTTTTTGGAGCAAGAAACGGGACTTCAAGAACACTCCGGCCACCGCCCCGGTGGCGCTGTACTACGCGCGCCGCGGCTATCGGGCCAAAGCGCAGGCCCTGCTGGACTGGCTGGACGCCCGGCTTTACGACCCCGAACAGGGCCTGTACCAAGACGGCCTGCGCATCTCCGGCGGAGGCGGCGTGGTGCTCGAAAGCGCCATCTACACCTACAACCAGGGCCCGGTCCTCGGCGCCCTGTTGGAGCTCGGGGGCGCGGCGAACCTGGAACGGGCGTCCAGCCTGGTTGCTTCGGTGGCGCGGGGGCTCACCCGCCCGGCCCCGCTACCCGGGCGGAACGCCACCGTCCTCCGCTGCGAAGGAAACGGCGACGGCGGACTCTTCACCGGAATCCTCGCCCGGTACCTGGCGCTGGCCGCCGTCGACGTCCGGCTCCCCGCCGGGACCCGCGCGACGGCCGCGGCGCTGGTGAACGACACCGCACAGGCGCTCTGGGAGGGCCGCCGGATCCTCCCTGCGGACGACCCCCTTGCCCGCGCGGGCGGCCGGCTGGTCTTCTCGGCTCGGCCGGAACTGCCGGCCGGTCAAACTTACCCGGCGGGCTCCGCCGTCGAACTCTCCACCCAGCTCCAGGCCTGGATGGTGCTGGAGGCGGCGGCGGCAATCGCCGCAGCACCCGACGGGCGGGCCGGAAAACCGCACGCCCCGCAGGCCGAGCGAGAGGGCCGCAGCAATTAAGTCACGACATAGTGTCGTAATTCATGTGATCCTGATCACATAAAGGGTCCTCGGCTTGGTTGCTTAGGTTTGGCTAACCTACAGTTTTTCGTAGTGAGCATGCCCTAAGTTCCCCGCTCACGGGAACGCGGGCTCCCTGACGAATTCCTTCCAGAAAGTAGCCCCATGAAGATCCGCAACAACGCGCTGGCAGGCATTGCCCTCGCCGCCACCGCCGCGCTCGGCCTGGCAGCCTGTGGCTCCGGCACCTCCTCCTCCACAGGCAGCAGCAGCGCCGCTGCAGCCGACGGCAAGGCTTCCGGTGAGATCACCGTGTACAACGCCCAGCATGAATCCCTGGCCAAGGAATGGGTGGACGCGTTCACCGCGGAAACCGGCGTCAAGGTGACCCTCCGGCAGGGCTCGGACACGGAAATGTCCAACCAGATCGTCCAGGAAGGCGCGGCGTCGCCCGCCGACGTGTTCCTGACCGAGAACTCCCCGGCGATGGCCCAGGTGGAAAACGCCGGGCTGTTTGCGGACGTGGACAAGGCCACCGTCGACCAGGTGCCGGCCGACTTCCGCCCCTCCACCAACAAGTGGACCGGCATCGCCGCACGCTCCACGGTCCTGGTCTACGACAAGGCCAAGCTGACCGAGGACCAGCTGCCCAAGTCCATGCTGGATCTGGCCAAGCCGGAGTGGCAGGGCAAGTGGGCGGCATCGCCGTCGGGTGCCGACTTCCAGGCGATCGTCTCGGCGCTGCTGGAACTCAAGGGCGAAGCCGCCGCCGCGGAATGGCTCACCGGCATGAAGGAAAACTACAAGCCCTACAAGGGCAACAGCACGGCAATGAAGGCCGTCAACGCCGGCGAGGTGGACGCTGCGCTGATCTACCACTACTACTACTACGGCGACCAGGCCAAGACCGGGGAGAACTCCAAGAACGTCACGCCGTACTACTTCAAGAACCAGGATCCCGGCGCCTTCGTCTCCGTGTCCGGCGGCGGCGTGCTGAAGTCCTCCAAGAACGCGGCGGCCGCGCAGGCGTTCATCAAGTTCATCACGGGCAAGAAGGGCCAGGAGATCCTGCAGACGGGCACCTCCTTCGAGTACCCCGTTGCCTCCAGTGTCCCGGCCAATGACAAGCTCGTCCCGCTGACGGAGCTGCAGGCGCCGGTCGTGGACCCGGCCAAGCTCAACTCCGCAAAGGTTACCGAGCTGATGACCAAGGCAGGGCTGCTCTAACAACTGTGACAACCAAGCTGGCGGTCCCCGGTAACCCCGGGGGCACGACGACGGCGGGCAGGGGCAAACGTCCCCGCCCGCCTGTTGGCGTTTCTGTTGTATCCGTCCTTGCGGTGCTGATCGCGTTGTTCGCGCTCCTTCCGCTGGGGTACGTCGTCGTGATGACCGCCGCCACAGGCTGGGACACCGCCGTCGCGCTGATCTTCCGCGAGCGAGTGGGCGAACTGCTGCTGAACACCGTGCTGCTGATGCTGTTCAGCGTGCCCCTGTGCCTCATCCTCGGCGTCGGCGGGGCATGGCTGGTGGAACGCACGCAGCTCAAGGGACACAAGTGGTGGGCGGTCCTGCTCGCGGCCCCGCTGGCGATTCCTGCCTTCGTCAACAGCTACGCCTGGGTTTCGGCGGTGCCCTCCCTTGGCGGCCTCTGGTCCGGCGTTCTGATCGCCACGTTGTCCTACTTCCCGCTGGTCTACATCCCCGCCGCCGCGACGCTCGGCCGGCTCGACCCCGCGATCGAGCAGTCCGCGGCCTCGCTGGGACTTGGCGCCTGGCGGACCTTCTTCCGTGTGGTGCTGCCGCAGCTGCGGATCGCGATGACCGGCGGCGCACTGCTGGTGTCACTGCACCTGCTGGCCGAATATGGCGCCTTCGCCATGATCCGCTTCGACACCTTCACCACCGCGATCATGGTGCAGTACCAATCCACCTTCAACGGCACCGCCGGCAACATGCTGGCCAGCGTGCTGGTGTTCTTCTGCCTCATCCTGCTGGTGCTGGAGGTCCGCGGCCGGGGCAGCGCCCGGTACGCAAGGATCGGTTCCGGCGTTCAGGGCGGGGCATTGCGCCTGCCGCTGCACGTTTACCAGCTCCCGGCCCAGCTGGCCCTCCTTGCCCTGACCGCGCTGGCCTTCGGGCTGCCCCTGACCTTCGTGCTCCGGTGGATCCTCGCGGGCGGGCCCGGCATCTGGGCCGCGGACGAATTCCTGCCGGCACTGCTGCAGACGATCGCCTACGGCCTTGCCGGTGCCCTCGCCACTACGGTTGTCGCGTTCCCCATGGCCTACCTTGCCGTCCGGCACGCCAGCTGGTTCAGCAAGGCGCTGGAACTGTCCAACTATGTGACCAGTTCGATGCCCGGGATCGTGGTGGGCCTGGCGTTCGTGACCGTCAGCATCCGCCTCCTGCCGGCCGTCTACCAGAGCGCCGGGGTCCTGATCGCCGCCTACGTCCTGCTCTTCCTTCCCCGCGCCCTGGTCAATATCCGGGCCGGACTGGCCCAGGCACCCAAGGAGCTCGATGAGGCGGCGCAGGCGCTGGGCAAGCCGCCGCTGGTGTCCTTCCTCCGCGTGACACTGCGCCTCACCGCGCCCGCGGCCGCCGGCGGCGCGGCCCTGGTGTTCCTTGCGATCGCCAATGAGCTGACCGCAACGCTGCTGCTCTCACCCAACGGCACCCACACGCTGGCCACCGAGTTCTGGAGCAAAAGCAGCGAAATCGACTACGCAGGTGCGGCCCCCTACGCCTTGCTGATGATCCTGATCTCGGCTCCGATGACCTACCTCCTCTTCCAGCAGTCCAAGAAAGTTGCAGGACAGTGACCGAAACTTCGCCCTTGCGCGATGCGCCCTCCCGGCTGCCGGAGCCGCGGATCGCCGCCTCCGTGGCCACCAGCACCAACAGCCACCTGGAGATCGACTCGGTGACCAAGAGCTTCGGCACCCAGGCCGTCCTCCAGGGTGTCAACCTTTCGGTGGCGAAGGGCGGAACCACGGCGATCGTCGGTCCCTCCGGTTCCGGCAAGACAACGCTGCTGCGGCTCATCGCCGGGTTCGAGCACCCGGGCACCGGCACCATTTCGCTCAACGGACGAAAAGTAGCCGGCGACGGCGTCTGGGTCCCCGCGCATAAGCGCCACGTAGGATACGTGGCGCAGGACGGCGCCCTCTTCCCGCACCTGAGCGTCGGACAGAACATCTCGTTCGGCCTTGACGCCGCCAAGCTCGAAGGCGGGCACCGTGCCGTCAAGGCCCGGGTCGCGGAACTGCTGGAGATGGTGTCCCTCGACGCCGCAATGGCCAAACGCCGGCCGCACCAGCTCTCCGGAGGCCAGCAGCAGCGCGTGGCCCTGGCCCGGGCCCTGGCCAGGGAGCCCGAACTCATGCTGCTGGACGAACCCTTCTCCGCCCTGGACGCCGGGCTCCGCGTGGCCACCCGCCGGGCGGTCGGCAAGGTCCTGCAGGACGCCGGCGTCACCACGATCCTGGTGACGCACGACCAAGCCGAGGCATTGTCGTTCGCGGACCAGGTTGCGGTGATGCGCGGCGGCCGGCTGGCGCAGATCGGCAACCCGTTCGTCGTCTACACCCGCCCCGCGGACCGCGCCACCGCTGAGTTCCTTGGTGACGCCGTGATCCTGGACGCCTGGATGGAGGGCTCGCTGGCGACCTGCTCGCTTGGCGGCATCCCGGTCCGCAGGCCCCCGGCGCAGGGACGGGTCCAGCTCATGCTGCGGCCTGAACAGATCCGGATCGCCGAGGACGGACCCATCCGCGGCGTCGTGGTGGACACCGACTACTTCGGGCCGGAAACCACGGTGCGCCTCAAGCTCGCCGTTCCGCCCGTCCTCGCCGAGGGTGCGGTGGCGGATCACCGCTACCCGGGCGGCGGGGAAATCATCACTATCCGCCACTGGAACGCCTCGATCGCCCGTCCCGGCACCGAGCTGTGCCTGCGGGTGGTGGGCGAAGCCGTGGCCTTTCCCATGGACGACCCCGCGCCGCAGCAGTAGCGCCGCGCCCGCCCGCACCTTCCGTTGAGCCCGCCCCGCCCGGGCATAGGGTTGGGGCATGACTGTCCAGCCAGCGCTCCACCGTCAGCACTGCTCCGTCGCCGCTCCCACCCAGCTGTGGCTCGACGCCGACGGCCGGCTCGGAGGCGAAGAGAGCGGCTGGTTCACCGGCCTGCTGCATGGGGCCACGCGGATGCTGTGCCAGGCCGAGGTCCGCGTCAACGGCATGGCGCCCGAACCGGCTTCGGTCGAGGCGGAGGCCGGCGGAGTGCTGCGCGTCCGGGGACTCGTCCGGGGCATTCCCGGACCCACGGAAGATCCCGCCGTCGAACTCGTCCAGACGTGGACCGTCACCCCGGGCGTAGTGCGCCACGCGCTGCAGGTGAACACCTCGTTCGATGCCCTCGACGTCGAGATCGAAATCCGGCTCGCCGCTGACTTCACCGACATGGCCGCCATCCGTCTCAGCCGGTTCCGCGAGCCGGTCGCACCGTTCGCCGCGGACGACTCGGCCCTGCGCTGGCGCAGCGGCGCCCGGACCCTCACGGTGGCCGCGGCCGGCAACATCGCCCCGGAAGAACGGCTGCTCTGGCATGGAACGGCGGGACGCGGCAGGCCCTTCGAAGCGGAATGGCAGGCCGTCGTGGCGGACAGCGAGGACGCGGTGGTCGCTGCCCGCCCTCCCGCCGCCAGGGAGCCCCGCCCGGCGCCGTCCGGCGCACTTGGCCTGCTGCTCGAGAATTCCCTCGACGAACTTGCAGGACTCCGACTGGCTTCCCGGCAACTTCCGGACGCACCCTTCCTGGCCGCCGGGGCGCCCTGGTATTTCACGCTCCTTGGCCGGGAATCGCTGTGGGCGGCACGCCTGCTGTTGCCGCTCGACACCGCGCTGGCAGGCGGCACCCTGCGCACCCTGGCCGCCTACCAGGGGGCCAAGCATGATCCGGCCGCCGCCGAGGAACCCGGGAAATTCCTGCACGAACTGCGTTCCAAGGAGTTGGTGCTGGAGAGCCAGGGACTTCGCCTGCCGCCGGTCTATTACGGGGCCGTGGACTCCACACCGCTGTGGCTCTGCCTGCTCGGGGAACTGGGCCGCGCCGGGACCGATGACAGCACCGTCCGCGCACTGTTGCCGAACGCCGCACGCGCCGCGGAATGGCTGTTGGCTGCCGGCAACGCAGGTTCCGCCGCCGACGCCGTTGCCGCCAACGCCGGCTTCCTTAGCTACCAGGACACCACGGGGCACGGGCTCAGCAACCAGGGCTGGAAGGACTCCGGGGACGCCATGCAGTTCCGCAACGGCCGCCGGGCGGACGGCCCGATCGCGCTCTCCGAGGTCCAGGGCTACGCGTACCAGGCCGCAGTGGAAACCGCCGAGCTGTTTGATGCCTACGGAGAGCCCGGCGGCCAGGCGCTGCGGGACTTCGCCGAAGCCCTGAAGCAGGCTTTCCGCGAGCGCTTCTGGCTGGAGGACGAGGGAGGCCTGTTCCCGGCCATGGCCCTCGACGGACACGGTGAGCCTCTGGATGTGCCGGGCTCGAACATGGGGCACCTGCTCGGCACCGGCATCCTCGACGCGTCCGAGTCACGCCTGGTGGCGGACCGCCTGCTGAGCCCGGAGCTGTTTTCCGGGTTCGGGGTCCACACGATCTCGCGCCGCGCCGCCGGATTCTGGCCGTTCAGCTATCACTGCGGCTCTGTCTGGAGCCACGATACGGCCATCGCGATCCGCGGGCTGCTCGCCGAGGGCTTCCTCGCGGAGGCGCGGAGCCTGGCCGAAGGACTGCTGACCGCCGCCGCCGCATTCGACCACCGGCTGCCGGAACTCTTTGCCGGCGTGCCCTCCGACGAATCCGCCCGCGCAGTCCCGTATCCGGCGTCCTGCCATCCGCAGGCGTGGTCTTCAGCCTCGGCTGTGGTGATCGCCCAGGCCATGGGCGCGGGGTTCTGATCCCGGCCGCATTCCGTGCTTCCGGCTAGGGCCGGGCGCCCCGGGCCGTGCGGAGCCCGTCGGCCAGGATGACGATCCCGGTGACGGCCACCGCCAATCCCACTGAGGCGGTCACGTCCGTCAGCCAGTGATAGCCCAGGTAGAGCCTGCTGAGGGCCACCAGCGCTGTTCCGGCGGCCGCCGCGGCATAGGCCACCACCGCCGTCGGACGGCCCGCCCGGCCGGAGCCGGCAACCAGGTAGGCGAGCACGAGCAGGAAGACGCCGGTGCCGAACGTGTGGCCGGACGGAAAGGACAGCGCGTCGTCCGGGCCGAGGAGGAAATCCGCGGCAGGCGGCCTGCCGCGGTCCACCGCATGCTTGATGAGC from Arthrobacter sp. B3I9 encodes:
- a CDS encoding glycogen debranching N-terminal domain-containing protein — encoded protein: MTVQPALHRQHCSVAAPTQLWLDADGRLGGEESGWFTGLLHGATRMLCQAEVRVNGMAPEPASVEAEAGGVLRVRGLVRGIPGPTEDPAVELVQTWTVTPGVVRHALQVNTSFDALDVEIEIRLAADFTDMAAIRLSRFREPVAPFAADDSALRWRSGARTLTVAAAGNIAPEERLLWHGTAGRGRPFEAEWQAVVADSEDAVVAARPPAAREPRPAPSGALGLLLENSLDELAGLRLASRQLPDAPFLAAGAPWYFTLLGRESLWAARLLLPLDTALAGGTLRTLAAYQGAKHDPAAAEEPGKFLHELRSKELVLESQGLRLPPVYYGAVDSTPLWLCLLGELGRAGTDDSTVRALLPNAARAAEWLLAAGNAGSAADAVAANAGFLSYQDTTGHGLSNQGWKDSGDAMQFRNGRRADGPIALSEVQGYAYQAAVETAELFDAYGEPGGQALRDFAEALKQAFRERFWLEDEGGLFPAMALDGHGEPLDVPGSNMGHLLGTGILDASESRLVADRLLSPELFSGFGVHTISRRAAGFWPFSYHCGSVWSHDTAIAIRGLLAEGFLAEARSLAEGLLTAAAAFDHRLPELFAGVPSDESARAVPYPASCHPQAWSSASAVVIAQAMGAGF
- a CDS encoding iron ABC transporter substrate-binding protein, which encodes MKIRNNALAGIALAATAALGLAACGSGTSSSTGSSSAAAADGKASGEITVYNAQHESLAKEWVDAFTAETGVKVTLRQGSDTEMSNQIVQEGAASPADVFLTENSPAMAQVENAGLFADVDKATVDQVPADFRPSTNKWTGIAARSTVLVYDKAKLTEDQLPKSMLDLAKPEWQGKWAASPSGADFQAIVSALLELKGEAAAAEWLTGMKENYKPYKGNSTAMKAVNAGEVDAALIYHYYYYGDQAKTGENSKNVTPYYFKNQDPGAFVSVSGGGVLKSSKNAAAAQAFIKFITGKKGQEILQTGTSFEYPVASSVPANDKLVPLTELQAPVVDPAKLNSAKVTELMTKAGLL
- a CDS encoding ABC transporter ATP-binding protein, which translates into the protein MAASVATSTNSHLEIDSVTKSFGTQAVLQGVNLSVAKGGTTAIVGPSGSGKTTLLRLIAGFEHPGTGTISLNGRKVAGDGVWVPAHKRHVGYVAQDGALFPHLSVGQNISFGLDAAKLEGGHRAVKARVAELLEMVSLDAAMAKRRPHQLSGGQQQRVALARALAREPELMLLDEPFSALDAGLRVATRRAVGKVLQDAGVTTILVTHDQAEALSFADQVAVMRGGRLAQIGNPFVVYTRPADRATAEFLGDAVILDAWMEGSLATCSLGGIPVRRPPAQGRVQLMLRPEQIRIAEDGPIRGVVVDTDYFGPETTVRLKLAVPPVLAEGAVADHRYPGGGEIITIRHWNASIARPGTELCLRVVGEAVAFPMDDPAPQQ
- a CDS encoding iron ABC transporter permease, which codes for MTTKLAVPGNPGGTTTAGRGKRPRPPVGVSVVSVLAVLIALFALLPLGYVVVMTAATGWDTAVALIFRERVGELLLNTVLLMLFSVPLCLILGVGGAWLVERTQLKGHKWWAVLLAAPLAIPAFVNSYAWVSAVPSLGGLWSGVLIATLSYFPLVYIPAAATLGRLDPAIEQSAASLGLGAWRTFFRVVLPQLRIAMTGGALLVSLHLLAEYGAFAMIRFDTFTTAIMVQYQSTFNGTAGNMLASVLVFFCLILLVLEVRGRGSARYARIGSGVQGGALRLPLHVYQLPAQLALLALTALAFGLPLTFVLRWILAGGPGIWAADEFLPALLQTIAYGLAGALATTVVAFPMAYLAVRHASWFSKALELSNYVTSSMPGIVVGLAFVTVSIRLLPAVYQSAGVLIAAYVLLFLPRALVNIRAGLAQAPKELDEAAQALGKPPLVSFLRVTLRLTAPAAAGGAALVFLAIANELTATLLLSPNGTHTLATEFWSKSSEIDYAGAAPYALLMILISAPMTYLLFQQSKKVAGQ
- a CDS encoding glycoside hydrolase family 76 protein, yielding MTPTDASAAPDWSFRADEAARSVTRLFGQRLWFLPGTHIGAIVRPSRGLKNLARPWHYWWQAQYLDCLVDAGRREAGAGGRPGARFDGVNRPSAGRLASQLLTGVRLRNFLTFVNNYFDDMAWLALATGRLQELAEDTRNPAGRRRNAKALHTLTLQFDSASTDDLGGGTFWSKKRDFKNTPATAPVALYYARRGYRAKAQALLDWLDARLYDPEQGLYQDGLRISGGGGVVLESAIYTYNQGPVLGALLELGGAANLERASSLVASVARGLTRPAPLPGRNATVLRCEGNGDGGLFTGILARYLALAAVDVRLPAGTRATAAALVNDTAQALWEGRRILPADDPLARAGGRLVFSARPELPAGQTYPAGSAVELSTQLQAWMVLEAAAAIAAAPDGRAGKPHAPQAEREGRSN